One window of the Pyrus communis chromosome 17, drPyrComm1.1, whole genome shotgun sequence genome contains the following:
- the LOC137722322 gene encoding mediator of RNA polymerase II transcription subunit 14-like: MASELGQQTVEFSALVSRAAEESFLALKELTEKSKAAPDQSDTDKKIGLLKYLAKTQQRMLRLNVLAKWCQQVPLIQYCQQLSSTLSSHDTCFTQAADSLFFMHDGLQQACAPVYDVPSAIEILLTGSYQRLPKCVEDVGIQSSLNEEQQKPALKKLDTLVRSKLLEVSLPKEITDVKVSDGTAVIRVDGEFKVLVTLGYRGHLSMWRILHLDLLVGEKSGPVKLEVSRRHLLGDDLERRMADAEDPFMILYSVLHELCVALIMGTVTRQVQALRQGRWKDAIRFELISDGSTGHAGTSASAQLNQDGETDSSGLRTPGLKILYWLDFDKNNGISGSGSCPSIKIEPGPDLQIKCLHSTFVIDPLTGKEAEFSLDQNCIDVEKLLLRAICCNRYTRLLEIQKELVKNVQICRGAGDVSLQSHVEEVDADHKKKDDKSNAGEYEGQEVLRVRAYGSSFFTLGINLRNGRFLLQSSRNILASSGVLSEFEDALNQGSMTAAEVFISLRIKSILHLFASTGRFLGLEVYEHGFPAVKIPKNILNGSTMLLMGFPDCGTSYFLLMQLDKDFKPLFKLLETHPDPSRKPDSFNDLNHVMRIKKIDVSQMQMHEDDMNLSLLDLGKLHSFLASSRGSNQSAENGLLLEISHEGSMPIAGCPPSSFSSVVDEVFELEKGLSVPPFSVPASHFGSVPMNRPSPKWEGGALIPQLNNSSKLSSMATHYNGSLYPSNNLKSPVHSTSLGNLSSGPGRSASVKKIPVSKSDQDLASLRSPQSVEYGSGTSMDEDQLRFLNETPKSAIYGSKSSRLLSPTRSTGPRVSGPSVRPNGSKSSPNGPLTGPFRVSGSTCATTPVSQAPDSGVCHSPNIDVAKNDRKPRKRTLSDMLNLIPSLQGFEADSGVLKKRKTSEVTRPQQSSSQVLMSRDIISNFEVYNYGDLISEANRGNAPSSIYVSALLHVIRHCSLCIKHARLTSQMAALDIPYVEEVGLRSTSSNIWFRIPFARGDSWQHLCLRLGRPGSIYWDVKINDQHFRDLWELQKGSNSTPWGTGVRIANTSDIDSHVRYDPEGVVLCYQSVEADSIKKLVADIQRLSNARMFALGMRKLLGVRADDKPEESSTNPDFKSPGVKGSQEATDRLSEQMRRAFRIEAVGLMSLWFSFGSGVLARFVVEWESGKEGCTMHVSPDQLWPHTKFLEDFINGAEVASLLDCIRLTAGPLHALAAATRPARASPIPGVPGGVLSSIPKQAGYLSSQGLMPTSSTTNAGQSPGPMGNPVSSPATGPLANHSLHGPAGLAGAGRGGPGIVPSSLLPIDVSVVLRGPYWIRIIYRKNFAVDMRCFAGDQVWLQPATPPNGGPSIGGSLPCPQFRPFIMEHVAQELNGLDTNFTGGQQAGLSSSINQNPSSGSQLSTVNGNRVNLPSSAAMSRTGNNQVAGLNRVGNASPVSSNLAVVSSAGPALRRSPGPGVPAHVRGELNTAIIGLGDDGGYGGGWVPLVALKKVLRGILKYLGVLWLFAQLPNLLKEILGSILKDNEGALLNLDQEQPALRFFVGGYVFAVSVHRVQLLLQVLSVKRFHQQQQQGQQPNTNIANEELSTAEIGEICDYFSRRVASEPYDASRVASFITLLTLPISVLREFLKLIAWKKALAQSQGGDMAPAQKPRVELCLENHAGSSMDHSSVAKSNIHYDRPHNSVDFALTLVLDPAHIPLINAAGGAAWLPYCVSVRLRYSFGENPNVSFLGMEGSHGGRACWLRTDDWEKCKHKVARTVEHHGSSGVDSGQGRLRIVADYVQRTLHMWLQGLRDGSGISATSMAT; the protein is encoded by the exons ATGGCGTCGGAGCTAGGGCAACAGACGGTGGAGTTCTCCGCCCTGGTGAGCCGCGCCGCCGAGGAATCTTTCCTCGCGCTGAAAGAGCTCACCGAGAAATCGAAGGCGGCGCCGGACCAGTCCGATACCGATAAGAAAATTGGACTGCTGAAGTACTTGGCCAAGACCCAGCAACGCATGCTCAGGCTCAATGTCCTCGCCAAGTGGTGCCAACAG GTCCCGTTAATACAATACTGCCAGCAACTTTCCTCCACTCTATCAAGTCATGATACCTGTTTCACTCAAGCAGCAGATTCACTATTTTTCATGCATGATGGGCTGCAGCAAGCTTGTGCTCCTGTTTACGATGTCCCATCTGCAATTGAAATCCTCCTAACAGGGTCATATCAGCGTTTGCCGAAATGTGTAGAAGATGTGGGCATCCAGAGTTCACTAAATGAGGAACAGCAGAAGCCAGCTTTGAAAAAGCTGGACACACTTGTGCGATCTAAATTACTAGAAGTATCACTTCCAAAAGAAATTACTGATGTTAAAGTCTCCGATGGTACAGCAGTGATTCGTGTTGATGGAGAATTCAAGGTTTTGGTGACTCTAGGCTACCGAGGGCACCTATCAATGTGGAGGATACTGCATTTGGATCTGCTTGTTGGTGAGAAAAGTGGACCTGTAAAGCTTGAAGTATCGCGGCGTCATCTTCTTGGGGATGATTTAGAGCGCAGAATGGCTGATGCAGAAGATCCGTTCATGATACTTTACTCAGTTCTGCATGAGCTTTGTGTTGCACTTATCATGGGTACTGTCACAAGGCAAGTACAAGCTCTTCGGCAAGGGAGATGGAAAGACGCAATTCGATTTGAGCTTATATCTGATGGGAGCACGGGTCATGCAGGGACTTCTGCCTCTGCGCAATTAAATCAAGATGGAGAAACTGATTCATCTGGTCTACGAACGCCAGGGTTGAAAATTTTATACTGGCTAGATTTTGATAAAAACAATGGTATTTCTGGTTCAGGATCATGTCCGTCTATAAAAATTGAACCAGGACCGGATCTGCAGATAAAGTGTCTTCATAGCACATTTGTCATAGATCCATTAACTGGAAAGGAGGCAGAATTTTCTCTTGACCAAAACTGTATTGATGTTGAGAAGTTGCTTCTGAGAGCCATCTGCTGTAATAGATATACTCGTCTGCTTGAAATTCAGAAAGAGCTGGTGAAGAATGTTCAAATCTGCCGAGGTGCAGGGGATGTTTCTCTTCAGTCTCATGTGGAAGAAGTGGATGCAGACCATAAAAAG AAAGATGATAAGTCCAATGCTGGAGAGTATGAAGGGCAGGAAGTATTACGTGTGCGTGCCTATGGCTCATCATTTTTCACCCTGGGAATAAATTTAAG GAATGGGCGATTTCTTCTTCAGTCCTCTCGTAATATTCTTGCTTCTTCGGGAGTTTTGTCCGAATTTGAAGATGCTTTAAATCAAGGAAGTATGACTGCAGCTGAAGTTTTCATAAGCTTGAGAATCAAAAGTATTTTGCACTTATTTGCATCGACTGGCAGGTTTTTAGGCCTTGAG GTGTATGAACATGGTTTTCCTGCAGTTAAAATACCAAAGAACATTTTAAATGGTTCAACTATGTTGCTAATGGGGTTTCCTGATTGCGGTACCTCTTATTTCCTGCTGATGCAACTTGATAAGGACTTTAAACCCCTATTTAAATTGCTTGAAACTCATCCAGATCCGTCCAGAAAACCTGATTCTTTTAATGACCTAAATCATGTGATGCGGATCAAGAAAATTGATGTTAGCCAGATGCAGATGCATGAAGATGATATGAATTTAAGTTTGCTTGACTTGGGAAAACTACATTCCTTTCTGGCCAGTTCCAGGGGTTCTAATCAGTCTGCTGAAAATGGTCTTCTTTTGGAAATCAGCCATGAAGGTTCTATGCCTATTGCTGGGTGTCCGCCATCGAGTTTTTCTTCTGTTGTAGACGAAGTGTTTGAACTGGAGAAGGGGTTATCTGTACCTCCTTTTTCTGTTCCTGCTTCTCATTTTGGCTCTGTTCCGATGAATCGTCCCTCTCCTAAGTGGGAAGGAGGTGCGCTGATACCACAGTTAAACAATTCTTCAAAGCTTTCTAGTATGGCCACCCACTATAATGGATCATTATATCCATCAAATAATTTGAAAAGCCCCGTACATTCTACTTCTCTTGGTAATCTATCTTCTGGCCCAGGAAGGAGTGCCTCTGTGAAGAAAATACCAGTGTCAAAGTCTGATCAGGATTTGGCTTCTCTTAGGTCTCCACAGTCAGTTGAGTATGGTTCTGGTACTTCAATGGATGAGGATCAGCTGAGATTTCTGAATGAAACTCCAAAGAGTGCAATATATGGGAGTAAATCATCCCGGCTGTTATCTCCAACCCGGTCTACTGGCCCCAGAGTTTCTGGGCCAAGTGTGAGACCCAACGGGTCCAAAAGTTCACCTAATGGGCCTTTAACTGGACCTTTCAGAGTTTCCGGATCAACATGTGCAACAACTCCCGTAT CCCAGGCCCCAGATTCTGGAGTATGTCATAGCCCTAATATTGATGTTGCGAAAAATGATAGAAAACCTCGCAAGCGCACACTTTCAGATATGTTGAATTTGATCCCATCACTTCAGGGTTTTGAAGCTGATTCCGGAGTTCTTAAAAAGAGGAAAACTTCTGAAGTAACTCGTCCTCAGCAGTCTTCCTCACAGGTGCTTATGTCGAGGGatataatttcaaattttgaagtCTACAATTACGGGGATCTTATATCTGAAGCAAACAGGGGAAATGCACCTTCTAGCATTTATGTTTCAGCCCTTCTTCATGTGATCAGGCACTGTTCACTTTGTATTAAGCATGCCAGATTAACTAGCCAGATGGCGGCTCTGGACATCCCTTATGTTGAAGAAGTGGGTCTAAGAAGTACATCATCAAACATATGGTTTCGAATTCCATTTGCCAGAGGTGATTCATGGCAACACTTATGCTTGCGACTTGGCAGACCTGGAAGCATTTATTGGGATGTCAAAATAAATGACCAGCATTTCAGGGATTTGTGGGAGCTTCAAAAAGGAAGCAATAGTACACCTTGGGGTACTGGTGTTCGAATTGCCAATACGTCTGACATAGACTCTCATGTTCGCTATGATCCAGAAGGTGTTGTTCTTTGTTACCAATCTGTGGAGGCTGATAGTATTAAGAAGTTAGTGGCAGACATCCAAAGACTTTCTAATGCAAGAATGTTTGCTCTTGGGATGCGGAAATTGCTTGGTGTTCGAGCAGATGATAAGCCAGAAGAAAGTAGCACAAACCCCGATTTTAAATCACCAGGAGTCAAAGGTTCTCAAGAGGCAACCGATAGACTTTCTGAGCAAATGCGAAGGGCATTTAGAATTGAGGCTGTTGGACTTATGAGTCTGTGGTTCAGTTTTGGATCAGGTGTCCTTGCTCGCTTTGTTGTAGAGTGGGAATCAGGTAAAGAGGGTTGTACTATGCATGTATCCCCCGACCAACTTTGGCCCCATACCAAG TTTCTGGAAGATTTTATAAATGGAGCTGAAGTTGCATCACTTTTGGATTGCATTCGACTCACTGCAGGGCCCTTACATGCTCTTGCAGCTGCAACACGACCTGCACGAGCTAGTCCTATCCCGGGGGTCCCTGGAGGAGTTCTCTCTTCTATCCCAAAACAGGCTGGGTACTTATCATCTCAGGGCCTTATGCCAACTAGTTCAACCACAAATGCTGGTCAGTCTCCTGGCCCTATGGGGAACCCAGTTTCATCTCCTGCTACAGGGCCTCTTGCAAATCATAGCCTCCATGGGCCTGCTGGGTTAGCTGGTGCTGGCCGAGGTGGACCTGGCATTGTACCCAGCTCACTGTTGCCCATTGATGTCTCTGTTGTGCTACGTGGACCCTATTGGATACGGATCATATACCGAAAGAATTTTGCAGTTGACATGCGCTGTTTTGCCGGAGATCAGGTTTGGTTGCAACCAGCAACGCCACCCAATGGGGGGCCTTCAATTGGAGGGTCATTACCTTGCCCTCAGTTTAGACCATTTATTATGGAGCATGTAGCCCAAGAATTGAATGGTTTAGATACTAATTTCACCGGTGGTCAACAGGCAGGACTGTCAAGTTCAATCAATCAAAACCCCAGTTCAGGTTCCCAACTGTCAACTGTAAATGGAAATAGGGTTAACCTTCCTAGTTCTGCTGCAATGTCTAGGACAGGCAACAACCAAGTGGCTGGTTTAAACCGTGTCGGAAATGCTTCTCCAGTATCCTCAAATTTGGCTGTTGTCAGCTCAGCAGGGCCAGCTTTACGAAGATCCCCAGGTCCTGGTGTCCCTGCTCATGTGAGAGGAGAACTGAATACAGCCATTATTGGTCTTGGAGATGACGGAGGGTATGGAGGTGGTTGGGTTCCTCTTGTTGCTCTTAAAAAGGTGCTAAGAGGTATTCTCAAGTATCTTGGAGTTCTATGGCTATTCGCACAGCTACCAAATCTGTTGAAAGAGATTTTGGGGTCAATTCTGAAAGACAATGAAGGTGCCCTTCTAAATTTAGACCAGGAGCAGCCCGCCTTGAGATTCTTTGTTGG TGGCTATGTATTTGCAGTAAGCGTTCACAGAGTtcaacttcttcttcaagtACTGAGCGTGAAACGATTCcatcagcagcagcaacaagGGCAACAGCCAAATACAAACATTGCTAATGAGGAATTATCTACAGCCGAAATAGGAGAAATATGTGACTACTTCAGTCGACGTGTTGCTTCAGAGCCTTATGATGCTTCTCGGGTTGCGTCGTTCATTACTCTCCTCACCTTACCCATATCAGTTTTAAGAGAATTCTTGAAATTAATAGCATGGAAAAAAGCACTAGCCCAGTCACAAGGGGGAGATATGGCACCTGCCCAAAAACCCCGTGTTGAATTATGTCTTGAAAACCATGCTGGCTCGAGTATGGATCATTCATCTGTTGCCAAAAGCAATATTCATTATGATCGGCCTCATAACTCGGTTGATTTTGCACTGACTCTTGTTCTTGATCCTGCTCACATACCTCTTATAAATGCCGCTGGTGGAGCTGCATGGTTGCCATACTGTGTCTCAGTGAGGTTGAGATATTCGTTTGGTGAAAATCCTAACGTGTCCTTTCTTGGTATGGAAGGAAGCCATGGAGGTCGAGCTTGCTGGTTGCGCACTGATGACTGGGAGAAGTGTAAACACAAGGTTGCTCGAACTGTGGAACATCATGGTAGCTCAGGAGTAGACAGTGGTCAAGGAAGGTTAAGAATCGTAGCTGACTATGTGCAAAGGACACTACATATGTGGCTTCAAGGGTTGAGGGACGGTAGCGGGATTAGTGCAACCTCCATGGCAACATGA
- the LOC137723173 gene encoding auxin-responsive protein IAA4-like, with protein MAMFAQDLEATELRLGLPGTNDSEQNTSSTTLVSKSNKRPLQSDMNENNDSSPANRSDEQISHPPPSKTQVVGWPPVRSYWKNCLQSKKTEAEAAGIYVKISMDGAPYLRKIDLKVYRGYPELLKALEDMFKFKVGDYCEKKLGYNNRSEFVPTYEDKDGDWMLLGDVPWEMFIVSCKRLRIMKGSEAKGLGYCTP; from the exons atGGCAATGTTTGCGCAGGATCTTGAAGCCACGGAGCTAAGATTAGGGTTACCGGGCACCAATGATTCCGAGCAGAACACCTCTTCTACTACTTTGGTTAGCAAGAGTAACAAAAGACCACTGCAATCCGACATGAACGAAAACAATGATTCTTCACCAGCCAACAGATCCGACGAGCAAATTTCTCACCCTCCACCTTCCAA GACACAAGTAGTAGGGTGGCCGCCGGTGAGATCATACTGGAAAAACTGCCTCCAATCGAAGAAAACCGAGGCGGAGGCAGCCGGCATCTACGTGAAGATAAGCATGGATGGAGCTCCTTATCTAAGAAAGATTGATTTGAAGGTGTACAGAGGATATCCTGAGCTGCTTAAAGCATTGGAAGACATGTTCAAGTTCAAGGTTGGTGATTACTGTGAGAAGAAATTAGGGTATAATAACCGATCAGAATTTGTGCCTACTTATGAAGACAAAGATGGAGATTGGATGCTACTTGGAGATGTTCCATGGGAGATGTTCATTGTTTCGTGCAAGAGGTTGAGAATCATGAAAGGTTCGGAAGCGAAAGGGTTAGGCTACTGCACGCCGTGA
- the LOC137722914 gene encoding auxin-responsive protein IAA16 translates to MGSVIHEEQNQKYSLINFEETELRLGLPGGILSTAGKDGEASKNTGKRGFAETVDLKLNISSEDQSAGDEDQVVEMKKEKNVAPVPMSNDPTKPHAAKAQVVGWPPVRSFRKNILAVQKDVSDEGEKTNSISAAFVKVSMDGAPYLRKVDLKLYKSYQELSTALGKMFSSFTIGSYGSQGMKDFMNESKLIDLLNGSEYVPTYEDKDGDWMLVGDVPWEMFVNSCKRLRIMKGSEAIGLAPRAVEKCKNRS, encoded by the exons ATGGGTAGCGTGATACATGAAGAGCAGAATCAGAAATATAGCTTGATAAACTTTGAAGAGACAGAACTGCGTCTGGGGTTGCCTGGTGGAATATTAAGCACTGCTGGAAAGGATGGTGAAGCTTCCAAGAACACTGGAAAGAGAGGGTTTGCTGAAACTGTTGATTTGAAGCTCAATATTTCATCTGAAGATCAGTCAGCTGGTGATGAAGATCAAGTGGTGGAgatgaagaaggagaagaatgtTGCTCCTGTTCCTATGTCAAATGATCCAACTAAGCCCCATGCTGCCAA GGCTCAAGTTGTAGGTTGGCCACCCGTCCGATCATTCCGAAAGAACATCCTGGCCGTCCAAAAGGATGTCTCGGATGAGGGTGAAAAGACCAACAGTATCAGCGCAGCATTTGTTAAAGTCAGCATGGATGGCGCACCCTACTTGCGTAAAGTGGACTTGAAGTTGTACAAAAGCTACCAAGAGCTTTCTACTGCCTTAGGAAAAATGTTCAGCTCCTTCACCATCG GTAGCTACGGGTCACAAGGAATGAAGGATTTCATGAACGAGAGCAAACTAATAGACCTTCTCAATGGTTCTGAGTATGTGCCTACATATGAGGACAAGGATGGAGATTGGATGCTTGTTGGAGATGTGCCATGGGA AATGTTCGTCAATTCATGCAAACGCTTGCGAATAATGAAGGGATCTGAAGCTATTGGACTTG CACCAAGAGCGGTGGAGAAGTGCAAGAACAGAAGTTGA
- the LOC137722203 gene encoding pathogenesis-related protein PR-4-like produces MAGKIAPCFVLLVSVIVCVFVGSAWEQSASVRSTYHLYNPDQINYDLRAFCSTWDADQSYEWRSKYRWTAFCGPVGCLLVTNTGTGAQTVVRIIDQCSNGGLDLGVSMFNQIDTDGSGYASGQLIVNYDFVRRLNLACYKPRINSVT; encoded by the exons ATGGCAGGGAAGATTGCACCATGCTTTGTGTTGTTAGTTTCGGTCATTGTCTGTGTATTTGTGGGAAGTGCATGGGAACAAAGTGCTAGTGTGAGATCCACATACCACCTCTACAATCCTGACCAAATCAATTACGATTTACGTGCCTTCTGCTCAACATGGGATGCTGATCAATCCTATGAATGGCGCAGCAAATACAGATGGACTGCATTTTGCGGACCTGTTGGCTGCCTCTTG GTGACAAACACTGGGACAGGAGCACAAACAGTGGTGAGAATTATTGATCAATGCAGCAACGGAGGGCTAGACTTGGGTGTGAGTATGTTTAACCAGATTGACACCGACGGCAGTGGCTACGCATCCGGCCAGCTTATCGTCAACTACGACTTTGTGCGGCGACTAAATTTAGCCTGCTATAAGCCCCGGATTAATTCAGTAACTTAG